The following coding sequences lie in one Kwoniella dendrophila CBS 6074 chromosome 10, complete sequence genomic window:
- a CDS encoding OPT family small oligopeptide transporter: MSNMKEHEIQLASELDYGRREKSSSEVEVDVKAADKDIYGETITEAEEVAAQADLGVTGEDLLELENKLGSMSLERTRIIMKQVQEMHEHDQNFPISVLQKIEEFLDNPKVFENPDNYGELIKEMKLEAILVTENSPYAEVRAVVENTDDPDMPSFTFRTWFIGIIYVVIGAFINQLFVIRQPNITVSSEVAQLLAYPAGKLCEKVFPDWSFTLFGKRHSLNPGKFNKKEHMLITIMATVGYNTPYTTDIILSQYLPQYFNQAYAAQFSYQILIGLGTNFCGYGLAGLARRFLIYPSYCVWPGSLVTIALNRAFHAESDPAVPGPFKRMYSWSRIKLFGVAFAAMFVWFWFPGYIFTALSTFNWISWISPNNVTLNNIVGFNNGLGVNPFPTFDFNVLNAYGFNPLVVPAFGTINQFIGMFFTMFMIIGIYWSNTWNTGYLPINSNHVFDNKGKAFNVQKVIDKRGIFDSIKYQTYSQPWMSAGNLTIYFWFFAQYSCTISYAFLFHRKEIAHGFRGLWRSLRRNKQDTIDENDLSEDIHCRLMRTYPEVPEWWYLIVLLCAMGCGMAGIGAWDTYTNPAVVLFGIALGIIFIIPVGLVTAITGIQVTMNVLAELIGGSFTPGNALSMNFFKAFGYITTAQAIYFSNDLKVAHYLKIPPRHTFTAQLVATLVSTLVCTGVFNFQMNKVPNVCTADAPFGFSCPGINTFFTAAVFWGTLGPKKLFGSEGQYKALLIGFPVGLVMPIIVYFLRKKYPRTSWLRQIHPVMLCYGGINWAPYNLSYLWPSVPLASFSWFYLRKRYLAFWSKYNFVLAAAWQCGIAIAAIVIFFAVQLPAAELTWWGNTVSAQGCEDTACRRLPIPDIGYFGATPGNLP; encoded by the exons ATGAGTAACATGAAGGAACATGAAATTCAATTAGCCTCGGAGCTGGATTATGGTAGAAGGGAGAAGAGTAGCTCAGAGGTGGAA GTCGACGTTAAAGCtgctgataaagatatttACGGAGAAACCATTaccgaagctgaagaagttgctgCTCAAGC AGACCTCGGTGTGACTGGTGAAGATCTGCTTGAGTTGGAAAATAAATTAGGTTCCATGTCTTTGGAAAGAACAAGGATT ATAATGAAACAAGTTCAAGAAATGCATGAACATGATCAAAACTTTCCTATTTCAGTTTTAcaaaaaattgaagaattctTGGACAACCCTAAAGTATTCGAAAATCCTGATAACTATGGAGAGTTgataaaagaaatgaaattagaagCTATTTTGGTTACtgaaaactcaccttatGCAGAAGTCAGAGCTGTAGTTGAAAATACAGATGATCCAGACATGCCAAGTTTTACTTTTAGAACTTGGTTTATAGGTATAATTTATGTTGTTATTGGTGCCTtcataaatcaattattcGTTATTAGACAACCTAATATTACAGTATCTTCTGAAGTTGCTCAACTTTTAGCTT ATCCAGCTGGTAAATTGTGCGAAAAAGTATTCCCAGATTGGAGTTTTACATTATTTGGGAAAAGGCATTCACttaatccaggtaaattcaaCAAGAAGGAACATATGTTGATTACTATCATGGCTACTGTTGGTTATAATACACCTTACACAACCGATATTATCCTTTCACAATATCTACCACAATACTTCAATCAAGCATACGCTGCACAATTCAGTTATCAA ATCCTTATTGGTCTTGGAACCAACTTCTGTGGATATGGGTTAGCAGGTCTTGCCAGAAGATTCTTGATTTATCCATCATATTGTGTATGGCCAGGATCTTTAGTCACTATCGCATTGAATCGAGCTTTCCACGCTGAGAGTGATCCAGCAGTACCAGGTCCATTCAAGAGAATGTACAGTTGGTCAAGAATCAAGTTATTCGGTGTAGCATTTGCAGCTATGTTTGTGTGGTTTTGGTTCCCTGGATATATCTTTACAGCATTATCGACTTTTAATTGGATCTCATGGATTAGTCCAAATAACGTTACATTGAATAACATCGTTGGATTCAATAACggtttaggtgtaaatcCATTCCCAACATTTGATTTTAACGTTTTAAATGCCTATGGATTCAATCCTTTGGTCGTTCCAGCATTTGgtacaatcaatcaatttattgGAATGTTCTTTACAATGTTTATGATTATTGGTATATACTGGTCAAATACATGGAATACCGGATATTTACCTATAAATTCGAATCATGTCTTTGATAACAAAGGTAAAGCCTTCAATGTACAGAAAGTTATTGATAAAAGAGGTATTTTCGActcaatcaaatatcaaactTATTCTCAACCTTGGATGTCAGCTGGTAATTTAACTATTTACTTTTGGTTTTTCGCTCAATATTCTTGTA CCATCTCATATGCTTTCCTTTTCCacagaaaagaaattgcTCATGGATTTAGAGGATTATGGAGAAGTCTTAGACGTAACAAGCAAGATACAAtcgatgaaaatgatttatccGAAGATATTCATTGTAGATTAATGAGAACATATCCTGAAGTACCTGAATGGTGGTATTTAATCGTACTCTTATGTGCTATGGGATGCGGTATGGCAGGTATTGGAGCTTGGGATACATACACTAATCCAGCTGTAGTGTTATTTGGTATTGCATTAGGTATAATTTTCATTATACCCGTTGGTTTAGTTACAGCAATAACAGGTATTCAAGTTACTATGaatgttttagctgaattaatTGGTGGTTCATTTACACCCGGTAACGCATTATCAATGAATTTCTTCAAAGCTTTTGGATATATCACTACAGCTCAAGCAATTTActtttcaaatgatttaaaagTTGCACACTATTTGAAAATTCCACCAAGACATACATTCACCGCTCAATTAGTCGCTACATTGGTTTCAACTTTAGTTTGTACTGGTGTTTTCAATTTTCAAATGAATAAAGTACCCAACGTCTGTACTGCAGACGCACCATTTGGTTTCTCATGTCCTGGTATAAATACTTTCTTTACAGCTGCTGTATTTTGGGGAACTTTAGGTCCAAAGAAATTATTCGGCTCTGAAGGTCAATATAAAGCTCTCTTAATTGGTTTCCCAGTCGGTCTCGTCATGCCTATTA TTGTTTATTTCCTTAGAAAGAAATATCCTCGAACTTCCTGGTTGAGACAAATTCACCCTGTCATGCTTTGTTATGGAGGTATTAACTG GGCACCGTACAACCTTTCCTATTTATGGCCTTCTGTACCATTAGCATCCTTCTCGTGGTTTTACCTTAGAAAAAGATACCTTGCGTTCTGGTCAAA GTACAATTTCGTTCTTGCTGCAGCTTGGCAGTGTGGTATAGCAATTGCAGCAATTGTCATTTTCTTTGCTGTACAATTACCCGCAGCTGAATTGACTTGGTGGGGTAATACAGTCTCAGCTCAAGGTTGTGAAGATACAGCTTGTAGAAGGTTACCTATTCCCGATATTGGTTATTTCGGTGCCACACCTGGCAATTTACCATAA